Within Deltaproteobacteria bacterium, the genomic segment CGCGCTCCGACATACGATGGCCACGATGCTGCTCAACAACGGCATGGCCATGGAACGAATCCGCGACATCCTCGGTCACAGCTCGCTCGTGACGACGCAGGTTTACGACGAGGTCGCTCCGCGTCGGCAAAAGAAGGTGCTGGATTTTCTCAACGAGGAACGACGTCTCGACGTCGGCGTCCTCGGTGAGGACGAAGCCGACGAACCGGTGTTGCCGGTGATCGCGACGCGCGGATGAAATCGGCGGGCGCCGATGACGCGGGGCGGGAATTGTCCAGAGACGAATTCTCGGCGGACAAATCCTTGCCAGACGAGACGTTGCGCGGCTAATTTGAAGCCGTGAAACCCCAAATCGGGCGAACAATGACGAAGACTGTCATGGCGCGTGTCGTCCTGCTGATGGCGCTGTGCGCCGCGCTCGTCGCCGCCGGCGCGTGTTCGAAGAAGGCCGACGAGGACAAACCCCCCGCGCCATCGGTGCCCACGGAGGTTCCCGCCCCGGACGTTCCCATCTTCGAGCCCGCCGTCATGGACGCCCGCGAAGCGGGTCCCGGCGGGTATCGCCTCATGTACACGACGCACTCGCCGATGGAATCGGTCCTCAACTTCATCGAGACGCGTTGGGTCGAGCGGGGGTGGATCGCGGTCGCGAGCGTGCCCGAAAAGGAAACGCGAAAGATGCTCTACTTTCGCAAGGACCAGCGTCTCCTGATGGCCGTCGTGGAGTTGACGGGCGAAGACGGCGGATGCCGTTTCACCGTCATGGAGACCCTCGGCGAGAGCCCGCGCGGAAACGTGCTGACCGGGCCGGCCGAGGAAGGCGCACCCCCCGAAGCGCAGGGAGCGCCGGAAGGCGAGGCCGCGCCGTCCGGTCACTGACGCGCGTGCGTGTCGATCCGTTCATCCAGCAGGTTCTGAAAACCGCGCGCCGCCACGAGATGTGGCGCGCCGGGGACATCGTGCTCGTCGCGCTGTCCGGCGGGCGCGATTCGGTGGCGCTCGTCCGCGCGCTCGGGTCGATCGAGCGCCTGTGCGGCATCCGTGTCGTCGCGGGACACGTCGATCATGGTCTTCGCGACGGCAGCGCCGACGACGCGAAATGGGTCGATGCGTTGTGCGCCCGCGAGGGCATCCCGCATCAGCAGTCGAAGCTGGATGCCGGCGCCATCATGCGTTCGCCGCTCGGCATCGAGGCCGCGGCCCGCGAAGCCCGGCATGCGGCGCTGGAAACGATCGCCGACGATCTCGGCGCGACGAAGATCGCCACGGCGCACCATCGGGACGATCAGGCCGAGACGGTTCTGGAGCGTTTGACGCGCGGAGCGGGGACTCGGGGCTTGCGTGGGATCCTGCCCGTTAAGGGCCGGTGGATCCGACCTTTCCTCGAGGTCGACCGCGAACGCATCGCG encodes:
- the tilS gene encoding tRNA lysidine(34) synthetase TilS, whose protein sequence is MRVDPFIQQVLKTARRHEMWRAGDIVLVALSGGRDSVALVRALGSIERLCGIRVVAGHVDHGLRDGSADDAKWVDALCAREGIPHQQSKLDAGAIMRSPLGIEAAAREARHAALETIADDLGATKIATAHHRDDQAETVLERLTRGAGTRGLRGILPVKGRWIRPFLEVDRERIANFAASKRLKWREDPTNADTNLARNALRHIVLPALREIRPGCDEVLARAAEIARREDAALDRVFRDVLASCARLESGIWVLCVEALLATDIERRRVFWHRFLWEIGSNRVDLDLADDLERLIFADHRQPGFPIGSDFFARRESFVITIAPARTAARGA